Within the Pseudonocardia alni genome, the region TCGGTCTGGTGGCCCTCGACCTGCGCACGGTGGACCGTGAGCTGGCCGCCCAGCACTACGCCGAGCACGACGGCAAGCCCTTCTTCGAGGAGCTGCTGTCGTTCATCACCTCCGGCCCGGTCCTGGCCGCGGTCGTCGAGGGCCCCCGCGCCATCGCCGCCTGGCGGCAGATCGCCGGCGGCACCGACCCGGTGGAGAAGGCCACCCCCGGCAGCATCCGTGGCGACCTCGCCCTGGAGACCGGTTCCAACCTGGTGCACGGCTCGGACTCCCCGGAGTCGGCCGACCGGGAGATCAAGCTCTGGTTCCCGAACCTGTGACCGCAGGCGTCCCGGCCGTCCGCCGGGTCGTCGACCCCCACCCCGGCGCCGCCGCCGCGCTCGGTGACCTCTGGATCGCCGTGACCGAGGCCGGCGGCGCCGTGGACTTCGTGCCCGGCGCCGACCCGGACGAGGTCCGCGCACTGGCGGTCGAGACCGTCGACGCCGCCCGGTCCGGCGCGTCCCGGATGTTCGTGCTGGGGGAGGACACCGCCCCGCTGGGCACGGTCTTCCTGGTCCCGGGCACCGGCATCGCCGCGCACCGCGCCGACGTGCAGCGTCTCATGGTCCGCCCTGACCTGCAGGGACGTGGTCTCGGCACGGTCCTGCTCGACGCCGCCGTCGCCCACGCCCGGGAGACGGGCCTGGCGATGCTGACCCTCGGCGCCCGCGGCGGCACCCCGCTGCCCGCGTTCTACGCCGCCCGCGGCTTCGTCGAGTACGGCAGGCTGCCCGGCGGGGTGCTGCTCTCCCCGGAGGACGCGCGCGACGTCCACCTGTTCTTCCTGCCGCTCGGCTGACCCCCGGCCCGCGGGAAGATCGAATCCCCCCGACGGCCGGATGGCAGAGGCCGTCCCCGCGGTCCACCATGTGGGCCATGACCGTGCTCACCCCGCGCCCGACGACCGCGGACCTGGTCCGTGGAGTCGT harbors:
- the ndk gene encoding nucleoside-diphosphate kinase; the protein is MTERTLVLVKPDGVARKLVGEVVSRIERKGLGLVALDLRTVDRELAAQHYAEHDGKPFFEELLSFITSGPVLAAVVEGPRAIAAWRQIAGGTDPVEKATPGSIRGDLALETGSNLVHGSDSPESADREIKLWFPNL
- a CDS encoding GNAT family N-acetyltransferase, which gives rise to MTAGVPAVRRVVDPHPGAAAALGDLWIAVTEAGGAVDFVPGADPDEVRALAVETVDAARSGASRMFVLGEDTAPLGTVFLVPGTGIAAHRADVQRLMVRPDLQGRGLGTVLLDAAVAHARETGLAMLTLGARGGTPLPAFYAARGFVEYGRLPGGVLLSPEDARDVHLFFLPLG